A single region of the Chelmon rostratus isolate fCheRos1 chromosome 5, fCheRos1.pri, whole genome shotgun sequence genome encodes:
- the si:ch211-170d8.2 gene encoding uncharacterized protein si:ch211-170d8.2 has protein sequence MASAHRTWIALFLLSVMTRDIGVLGRAADTLGFLTQSSKTAAESSASTLRTDALRRWRRGVTETHRDRCAELAAPWQENTAEAPEEDVTLLQLRVRPFSPRASQGLVFPGKSLFSFVRRVYHCCQQGLSCRGLKGIQGRLRGEQTVRTENITSVVEIPSGSWDLVHVLLRDSDRLSSSTSSSGTDVEFLLTREISSLTVKRAELHLQLSNPLHLDIHPVISSLAKRDLPTRYSLWSRGSTVELRVDLLFLFQSLQEVAGGAGGGPSLVNMRQAAISSRGDPPGEKPTSGALQDTDGDVWGDGVAHTLPALELGLVLGCSRAGSGVPCGTGGVHLSNTPFMALYHR, from the exons ATGGCCTCCGCGCACCGGACTTGGATTGCTCTGTTCCTTCTCTCGGTGATGACACGTGACATTGGAGTACTTGGTCGCGCAGCAGACACGCTGGGATTTCTGACGCAGTCGTCGAAAACTGCTGCGGAATCGTCCGCCTCCACTTTACGCACGGACGCGCTGAGGCGGTGGAGGCGCGGGGTGACGGAGACGCACCGGGATCGCTGCGCGGAGCTGGCGGCGCCTTGGCAGGAAAACACGGCAGAAGCTCCCGAGGAGGATGTaacgctgctgcagctccggGTTCGGCCCTTTTCCCCGAGAGCCTCCCAGGGCCTGGTGTTCCCTGGAAAATCCCTTTTCAGCTTCGTCCGACGGGTTTACCACTGCTGTCAACAGggactgagctgcagaggcCTCAAAGGAATACAGGGTCGCCTGAGAGGAG AACAAACCGTTAGGACAGAAAACATCACCTCCGTGGTGGAGATCCCATCTGGCTCCTGGGATTTAGTGCATGTTCTGCTCCGTGACTCTGACagactctcctcctccacctcctcttcaggTACAGATGTGGAGTTTCTCCTCACCAGGGAGATTTCATCACTGACAGTAAAGAGAGCAGAGCTTCACCTCCAGCTTTCCAACCCCCTGCATCTGGATATCCATCCTGTGATTTCGTCTCTGGCAAAACGTGACCTTCCCACCAG GTACAGTTTGTGGTCACGGGGCAGCACGGTGGAGCTGAGAGTGGATCTGCTGTTCCTTTTCCAGAGTCTGCAGGAGGTGGCGGGTGGTGCCGGAGGGGGTCCCAGCTTGGTGAACATGCGGCAGGCAGCGATTTCTTCCAGGGGGGATCCACCAGGAGAAAAGCCCACTTCAGGGGCTCTGCAGGACACTGATGGGGATGTGTGGGGGGATGGGGTAGCCCACACGCTGCCTGCCCTGGAGCTGGGCTTGGTCTTGGGCTGCAGTCGGGCTGGATCCGGGGTGCCCTGTGGAACTGGTGGTGTTCACCTCTCAAACACACCTTTCATGGCTCTGTACCACAGATGA